A part of Geothrix oryzae genomic DNA contains:
- a CDS encoding RsmD family RNA methyltransferase, which yields MRIIAGTLKGRRLTAPPPVDLRVRPTSDRAREALFSILQRWPSGPFLDLCAGTGAVGLEAHSRGYAPVTCVEAADPGWSCLLRNAGGTEVKPLRTDLQRLPEAAFTGQAVIFLDPPYDQASALWGRMAGRLRGWMAPDGVLVFETDRQTMLELQTGWALAETREYGAARFHLWTPA from the coding sequence GTGCGGATCATCGCCGGAACCCTGAAGGGGCGACGCCTGACGGCCCCGCCGCCGGTCGACCTGCGCGTGCGGCCCACCTCGGACCGGGCGCGGGAGGCGCTGTTCTCCATCCTCCAGCGGTGGCCGTCCGGCCCCTTCCTGGATCTCTGTGCGGGGACCGGGGCCGTGGGCCTGGAAGCCCATTCCCGAGGCTATGCGCCCGTCACCTGCGTGGAAGCCGCCGATCCTGGCTGGTCCTGCCTGCTCCGCAATGCCGGAGGTACCGAGGTCAAACCGCTGCGGACGGACCTTCAGCGCCTTCCGGAGGCCGCTTTCACCGGGCAGGCCGTGATTTTCCTGGATCCGCCCTACGATCAGGCCTCGGCCCTCTGGGGTCGGATGGCAGGCCGGTTGAGGGGCTGGATGGCCCCGGACGGGGTCCTGGTCTTTGAAACGGACCGGCAGACCATGTTGGAATTACAGACAGGGTGGGCTCTGGCCGAAACACGCGAGTATGGTGCGGCACGATTCCATCTCTGGACCCCGGCCTGA
- a CDS encoding response regulator has protein sequence MTASLKILCIEDNAMNWRLVQRLLSQAGYDMHWAEDGLKGFEAASRLKPALILLDINLPGLSGFEVATKLRQNADLKDTVIVALTAKTMRSDRETALVTGCDGFISKPIDPFLFVGQVESYLGGQRDRLEQGREGEALRQFSQKVVAHLEAQLREAQEGNQKLLEAQGALEQRSNHLSRLLSLSKEIIPVRDAGEILTRVLGQFREELQLDRLSAYRLHPSGAYFQGLVWGPAGFQDTAVLPLDHPLVTKAETLPSGGVLIDADLRQTAAWEQGIELQLWNPRAQAFLLPLRSRSGEDRLWGFLAADRADRPYQPFETELAALYAGTLQVSLENAELIAHLDETSQALGTSYEGLESAYEALKEAQRALGAQDRKATLGGLFLQMAQRLQVPVQTLKTESQALSLSIDQEGALPPLEARQACHRAMEQIHRATAQVDSLVRALLRRAGQGEASAPEWIHLHDLLNQELEFLQADGTLSEAHPLELNLQAPRDLIYGVYTDFSEILGHLLAHARQGEPGRIQIRSWGGNRHFRLELEDEGGTISRERVDQAFEPFSQLRPAEPGPARQPGTELPHCAQLLNAYGGTAHLAATERGTVVRISLPME, from the coding sequence ATGACCGCCTCGCTCAAGATCCTCTGCATCGAGGACAACGCCATGAATTGGCGGCTGGTGCAGCGGCTGCTCTCCCAGGCGGGGTACGACATGCATTGGGCCGAAGACGGCCTCAAGGGCTTCGAGGCGGCCTCCCGGCTCAAACCCGCCCTGATCCTGCTGGACATCAACCTGCCGGGGCTGTCGGGTTTCGAGGTCGCCACCAAGCTCCGGCAGAACGCCGATCTGAAGGACACCGTGATCGTCGCGCTCACGGCCAAGACCATGCGGAGCGACCGCGAAACCGCGCTGGTGACGGGATGCGACGGGTTCATTTCCAAGCCCATCGATCCCTTCCTCTTCGTGGGGCAGGTGGAGTCCTACCTTGGCGGCCAGCGGGACCGCCTGGAGCAGGGGCGGGAAGGCGAGGCCCTGCGGCAGTTCAGCCAGAAGGTCGTCGCGCACCTGGAGGCCCAGCTGCGGGAAGCCCAGGAGGGCAACCAGAAGCTCCTGGAGGCGCAGGGCGCCCTGGAGCAGCGCAGCAACCACCTGTCCCGGCTGCTGTCCCTCAGCAAGGAGATCATCCCCGTGCGGGATGCCGGCGAGATCCTGACCCGGGTGCTGGGACAGTTCCGCGAGGAGCTGCAGCTCGACCGCCTGAGCGCCTATCGCCTCCATCCGAGCGGCGCCTATTTCCAGGGACTGGTCTGGGGACCCGCCGGGTTCCAGGACACGGCGGTGCTGCCTCTGGACCACCCGCTCGTGACCAAGGCCGAGACCCTTCCTTCGGGGGGCGTGCTCATCGATGCGGATCTCCGGCAGACCGCCGCCTGGGAACAGGGCATCGAGCTGCAGCTGTGGAATCCCCGGGCCCAGGCGTTCCTGCTCCCCCTCCGCAGCCGCTCCGGGGAAGACCGCCTCTGGGGGTTCCTCGCCGCGGATCGCGCCGACCGGCCCTATCAGCCTTTCGAAACCGAGCTGGCCGCCCTGTATGCCGGCACCCTGCAGGTGAGCCTTGAGAACGCCGAGCTGATCGCCCATCTCGACGAGACCAGCCAGGCCCTGGGCACCAGCTACGAAGGCCTGGAATCCGCCTACGAGGCCCTGAAGGAGGCTCAGCGGGCCCTGGGCGCCCAGGACCGGAAGGCCACCCTGGGCGGACTTTTCCTGCAGATGGCCCAGCGCCTCCAGGTTCCGGTCCAGACCCTGAAGACGGAGAGCCAGGCCCTGTCCCTATCCATCGACCAGGAAGGGGCGCTGCCCCCTCTTGAAGCCCGGCAGGCCTGCCACCGGGCCATGGAACAGATCCATCGGGCCACCGCGCAAGTGGACAGCCTGGTCCGGGCCCTCCTCCGCCGGGCGGGCCAGGGGGAAGCCAGCGCCCCCGAATGGATTCATCTGCATGACCTGCTGAACCAGGAGCTGGAGTTCCTCCAGGCCGACGGAACGCTTTCGGAGGCCCATCCCCTCGAGCTCAACCTGCAGGCCCCCCGGGATCTCATCTACGGCGTCTATACGGATTTCTCCGAAATCCTGGGGCACCTCCTGGCCCATGCCCGCCAGGGCGAACCCGGCCGGATCCAGATCCGCTCCTGGGGAGGGAACCGCCACTTCCGGCTGGAACTCGAAGATGAGGGCGGGACCATCTCCCGGGAGCGGGTCGACCAGGCCTTCGAGCCCTTCTCGCAGCTGCGGCCCGCGGAACCCGGCCCGGCCCGGCAGCCGGGGACGGAGCTCCCCCATTGCGCGCAGCTGCTGAACGCCTATGGGGGCACCGCCCACCTGGCGGCCACGGAGCGGGGGACCGTCGTGAGGATCAGCCTTCCGATGGAGTGA
- a CDS encoding methyl-accepting chemotaxis protein, translating to MRALVVTRLRLATGLIWFLGFTIGLLFLFASLPDFRFSLLGGVGALGLLALAIGGSYLQIEHLRRSLADGPLSPELYRPLTRFPQTSSLLFFYLAACISVGAYLWVKLYLGQSIWVSFLIMLMFVVMAALAAISQYFLAKQNLMKVYQLLAREPGFNESLARFSTSLRAKFGFGIMAMTGGVVLLSILVSGLTLQSSIRTKVTSYAKNELVNLADSVAFVQEMNTTPEDLQAFLGTLKLGAGGGVSLRLPASRGGAVLGSRTRIAGAGDILVVQPLPDGSELRAVIPEAEYADAVWKALRPNLAILVLSSIFLIYFIQLILRDVQQPLLLLSRNARQVGEGHIDSLEAVYSDDEVAALSQGFGRMVGSLRGMVVQIRSASRDLAKASSAIRESADGVRQSSHGQRELIESFHQEINELTDTSISISASSMELSLASESTNATIVEMAASVQQINQSMDELLMVVEGITSAIRDFDSAIKNVGKNVDHLAGHAIHTKEFAENLEQSTSAIDDSVKIAQRYTKKVIHNAARGMELVGRNREKIQVIERVVQDFHGTTRTLLQLGADIAKILDYIGDHAQQTNLLALNAAIIASQGDAGGDGQAKGFSVVADEIKQLAEQTGRSTQEIQQIIGTLQAEIRKAYQQVELGLDAVRDGAESVGQSEEALQAILESISETDSVVESILNETLQQAGQASLIHEANRNIHNQVETIRSVIAEQQQTSNYILSLAMNVQQATSVVRDSTKEQSTGSDEIARATEQVRALASSLHEILARQEDHVLSLKETMNRVLGKAVESERAIEASSGAVEQLGVQVHMLNREVNIFKL from the coding sequence GTGCGCGCGCTGGTCGTCACCCGACTGCGCCTGGCCACCGGGCTCATCTGGTTCCTCGGGTTCACCATCGGGCTCCTGTTCCTCTTCGCCTCGCTTCCGGACTTCCGGTTCTCCCTCCTGGGAGGGGTCGGGGCCCTGGGGCTGCTCGCCCTGGCCATCGGGGGGTCCTATCTCCAGATCGAGCACCTCCGCCGGTCCCTTGCCGACGGGCCCCTCAGCCCCGAGCTCTACCGCCCGCTGACCCGGTTCCCCCAGACCTCGTCCCTGCTGTTCTTCTACCTCGCGGCCTGCATCAGCGTGGGCGCCTACCTGTGGGTGAAGCTCTACCTCGGACAGAGCATCTGGGTCAGCTTCCTCATCATGCTGATGTTCGTGGTGATGGCCGCCCTGGCGGCCATCAGCCAGTATTTCCTCGCCAAGCAGAACCTGATGAAGGTCTACCAGCTGCTGGCGCGGGAGCCCGGGTTCAACGAATCGCTGGCGCGGTTCTCCACCAGCCTGCGGGCCAAGTTCGGCTTCGGCATCATGGCGATGACGGGCGGGGTGGTCCTCCTGTCCATCCTGGTGTCCGGCCTTACTCTCCAGTCTTCCATCCGAACCAAAGTCACCAGTTACGCAAAAAACGAGCTGGTGAACCTAGCCGATTCCGTGGCCTTCGTCCAGGAGATGAACACCACCCCCGAGGATCTCCAGGCCTTCCTGGGAACCCTGAAGCTGGGCGCGGGCGGGGGCGTGTCCCTCCGGTTGCCGGCCAGCCGGGGCGGCGCCGTGCTCGGCTCCCGCACCCGCATCGCCGGCGCCGGCGACATTCTGGTGGTCCAGCCCCTGCCGGACGGGTCCGAGCTGAGGGCCGTGATTCCCGAGGCCGAGTATGCCGACGCGGTCTGGAAGGCCCTGCGGCCCAACCTCGCCATCCTCGTGCTGTCCTCCATCTTCCTGATCTACTTCATCCAGCTGATCCTGCGCGATGTCCAGCAGCCGCTGCTGCTGCTGAGCCGCAACGCCCGACAGGTGGGCGAAGGCCACATCGACAGCCTGGAGGCGGTGTACAGCGACGACGAGGTGGCGGCCCTCAGCCAGGGCTTCGGCCGCATGGTCGGCAGCCTCCGGGGCATGGTGGTGCAGATCCGCTCGGCAAGTCGGGATCTGGCCAAGGCCTCCAGCGCCATCCGGGAGTCCGCGGACGGCGTCCGCCAGTCCAGCCACGGCCAGCGCGAGCTCATCGAATCCTTCCACCAGGAGATCAACGAGCTGACGGATACCTCCATCAGCATCAGCGCCAGTTCGATGGAGCTCAGCCTGGCCTCCGAAAGCACCAACGCCACCATCGTGGAGATGGCCGCCAGCGTGCAGCAGATCAACCAGAGCATGGACGAGCTGCTGATGGTGGTGGAGGGCATCACCTCGGCCATCCGCGACTTCGACAGCGCCATCAAGAATGTGGGCAAGAATGTGGACCACCTCGCGGGCCACGCCATCCACACCAAGGAGTTCGCCGAAAACCTGGAGCAGAGCACCTCCGCCATCGACGACAGCGTGAAGATCGCCCAGCGCTACACCAAGAAGGTGATCCACAACGCCGCCCGCGGCATGGAGCTGGTGGGACGGAACCGGGAGAAGATCCAGGTCATCGAGCGGGTCGTCCAGGACTTCCACGGCACCACGCGGACCCTGCTGCAGCTCGGGGCCGACATCGCCAAGATCCTCGACTACATTGGAGACCACGCGCAGCAGACCAACCTGCTGGCGCTCAACGCGGCCATCATCGCCTCCCAGGGCGATGCGGGCGGGGACGGGCAGGCCAAGGGCTTCTCGGTGGTGGCGGACGAGATCAAGCAGCTGGCTGAGCAGACGGGCCGCTCCACCCAGGAGATCCAGCAGATCATCGGCACCCTCCAGGCCGAGATCCGGAAGGCCTACCAGCAGGTGGAACTGGGGCTCGACGCCGTCCGGGACGGGGCGGAGTCCGTGGGGCAGAGCGAGGAGGCCCTGCAGGCCATCCTGGAGTCCATCAGCGAGACCGACAGCGTGGTGGAGAGCATCCTCAACGAGACCCTGCAGCAGGCGGGCCAGGCTTCGCTCATCCACGAGGCCAACCGCAACATCCACAACCAGGTGGAAACCATCCGCTCGGTCATCGCCGAACAGCAGCAGACCAGCAACTACATCCTCTCCCTGGCCATGAATGTCCAGCAGGCCACCAGCGTGGTGCGCGACTCCACCAAGGAGCAGAGCACCGGCAGCGACGAGATCGCCCGGGCCACAGAGCAGGTCCGCGCCCTCGCCAGCAGCCTCCACGAGATCCTGGCGCGGCAGGAGGACCATGTCCTGTCGCTGAAGGAGACCATGAACCGGGTGCTGGGCAAGGCCGTGGAGAGCGAGCGCGCCATCGAGGCCTCCAGCGGGGCGGTGGAGCAGCTGGGCGTGCAGGTCCACATGCTCAACCGGGAAGTGAACATCTTCAAGTTATAG
- a CDS encoding sensor histidine kinase → MYRLSIKTKLSAVISTLVLSFIAFNLLYYPRWVEQQIRIQAELSARQVAETASYALSPAVSTGNTRDIARVLQGVQNIPSFRFSAVYGAGGEALDSTPTTPDWVMGQMLKDGVSQTYTRGESNMLVVVAPVFYEEPRADQVGSLVIGFTTEGTQRAVRENIRASLAVGLVTLVVGIGVAVFLSNRYLRPVIQLTEAAQKVAQGNFETVSVKVSTRDEIQDLSQSFEVMTDKLRVSRDEIERQNRLLEYRVQERTRQLMETIWELEEIRANLERLVQERTRGLEQSQEELRAWASTLEEKVQEKTQELRELNDSLLTSYQRLKEVDRLKDEFLANMSHELRTPLNSIIGFSGMLMQDPEGRLSREGKEDLQIIYQNGRSLLGLIDSILDLSKIEAGKMELELEEVDPLLLLDEVKAMAAGLIQDRPISLVYQRPQGAACVMGDRNRLRQVFTNLVGNAIKFTEAGSVRISAVLGAGSLQISIEDTGIGMTTAELERLFKPFQQVDGSITRRFGGTGLGLAISQRFMGLMNGQIRVTSRKGEGSTFVVEMPLCGEASA, encoded by the coding sequence ATGTACCGTCTCTCCATCAAGACCAAGCTGAGCGCAGTCATCAGCACCCTGGTCCTCTCGTTCATCGCCTTCAACCTGCTGTACTACCCGCGCTGGGTGGAGCAGCAGATCCGAATCCAGGCGGAACTGAGCGCCCGCCAGGTGGCCGAGACCGCCAGCTATGCCCTGAGCCCGGCGGTGAGCACGGGCAACACCCGGGACATCGCCAGGGTGCTCCAGGGCGTCCAGAACATCCCCTCCTTCCGGTTCAGCGCCGTCTACGGGGCCGGAGGGGAGGCCCTGGACAGCACGCCCACGACGCCCGACTGGGTCATGGGGCAGATGCTCAAGGATGGCGTGTCCCAGACCTACACCCGCGGCGAGAGCAACATGCTCGTGGTCGTGGCCCCGGTCTTCTACGAGGAGCCGCGGGCCGACCAGGTCGGCAGCCTGGTCATCGGCTTCACCACCGAAGGGACCCAGCGCGCCGTGCGGGAGAACATCCGGGCCAGCCTCGCGGTGGGCCTGGTGACGCTGGTGGTGGGCATCGGCGTCGCCGTCTTCCTGTCGAACCGCTACCTCCGTCCCGTGATCCAGCTGACGGAGGCGGCCCAGAAGGTGGCCCAGGGGAATTTCGAGACCGTTTCGGTGAAGGTCTCCACCCGGGACGAAATCCAGGATCTGAGCCAGTCCTTCGAGGTGATGACCGACAAGCTCCGGGTCTCCCGGGACGAGATCGAGCGGCAGAACCGGCTGCTGGAATACCGGGTCCAGGAACGCACACGGCAGCTCATGGAGACCATCTGGGAACTGGAGGAGATCCGGGCCAACCTCGAACGCCTGGTCCAGGAGCGCACCCGCGGTCTGGAGCAGAGCCAGGAGGAGCTCCGCGCCTGGGCCAGCACGCTGGAGGAGAAGGTCCAGGAGAAGACCCAGGAATTGCGGGAACTGAACGACAGCCTGCTGACCAGCTACCAGCGGTTGAAGGAAGTCGACCGGCTGAAGGATGAGTTCCTGGCGAACATGAGCCATGAACTCCGCACCCCGCTGAATTCCATCATCGGGTTCTCGGGGATGCTGATGCAGGATCCGGAGGGCCGCCTGAGCCGGGAAGGGAAGGAGGATCTCCAGATCATCTACCAGAACGGCCGCTCGCTCCTGGGGCTCATCGATTCCATCCTCGACCTTTCGAAGATCGAGGCGGGCAAGATGGAGCTGGAACTGGAGGAGGTGGATCCCTTGCTGCTGCTGGACGAAGTGAAGGCCATGGCGGCGGGCCTCATCCAGGACCGCCCCATCAGCCTCGTGTACCAGCGGCCCCAGGGTGCAGCCTGCGTCATGGGCGACCGGAACCGCCTCCGGCAGGTATTCACGAACCTCGTGGGCAACGCCATCAAGTTCACGGAGGCCGGGTCGGTGCGCATCTCCGCGGTCCTTGGCGCCGGGTCGCTCCAGATCAGCATCGAGGACACGGGCATCGGCATGACCACCGCGGAATTGGAGCGCCTCTTCAAGCCCTTCCAGCAGGTGGACGGCAGCATCACCCGGCGTTTCGGCGGCACGGGCCTGGGGTTGGCCATCAGCCAGCGGTTCATGGGGCTCATGAACGGCCAGATCCGCGTGACCAGCCGCAAGGGCGAGGGCAGCACCTTCGTCGTGGAGATGCCGCTGTGCGGGGAGGCCTCCGCATGA